One stretch of Aeromicrobium fastidiosum DNA includes these proteins:
- the lpdA gene encoding dihydrolipoyl dehydrogenase has translation MADGAGNTFDIVILGGGSGGYACALRAVQLGKSVALIEKSKLGGTCLHWGCIPTKALLHSAEVADLAREGEAFGIKSTFDGIDMAQVNKYKDGVIDRLYKGLQGLIKSGGITVVEGEGKLVSKDTVEVNGQRYTGTNVVLATGSVSRTLGLEIGGRVITSTEALTMTEVPEKVVIIGGSVIGVEFASVWKSFGADVTIIEGLPTLVPLEDPALSKGLERAFRKRKINFKTGVKFDSVKQTDNGVTVTLENGDTIETDLVLVAVGRGPNSAGMGYEEVGVTVDRGWVPTNERLATNVEGVFAVGDLVPGLQLAHRGFAHGIFVAEEIAGLNPQVVVDSGIPRVTYCEPEIASVGITEPQAREKYGDDNVETVEYNLGGNGKSQILGTAGTVKLVREKDGPIVGVHMLGSRFGEQVGEASLMVNWEAYPEDVAQFIHAHPTQNEALGEAALALAGKPLHSHA, from the coding sequence GTGGCGGACGGCGCCGGCAACACCTTTGACATCGTGATTCTCGGCGGCGGCAGCGGTGGCTACGCCTGCGCGTTGCGCGCCGTCCAGCTGGGCAAGTCGGTCGCACTGATCGAGAAGTCCAAGCTCGGCGGCACCTGCCTGCACTGGGGCTGCATCCCGACCAAGGCCCTGCTGCACTCCGCGGAGGTCGCCGACCTCGCGCGTGAGGGCGAGGCCTTCGGCATCAAGTCGACCTTCGACGGCATCGACATGGCCCAGGTCAACAAGTACAAGGACGGCGTCATCGACCGCCTGTACAAGGGCCTGCAGGGACTCATCAAGTCCGGCGGCATCACGGTCGTCGAGGGCGAGGGCAAGCTCGTCTCCAAGGACACCGTCGAGGTCAACGGCCAGCGCTACACCGGCACCAACGTCGTGCTGGCCACCGGCTCGGTGTCCCGCACGCTGGGGCTCGAGATCGGCGGACGCGTCATCACGTCCACCGAGGCCCTCACCATGACCGAGGTCCCCGAGAAGGTCGTCATCATCGGCGGCAGCGTCATCGGTGTCGAGTTCGCATCGGTCTGGAAGTCGTTCGGTGCCGACGTCACGATCATCGAGGGCCTGCCCACGCTCGTCCCGCTCGAGGACCCTGCCCTCAGCAAGGGACTCGAGCGCGCCTTCCGCAAGCGCAAGATCAACTTCAAGACCGGCGTCAAGTTCGACTCGGTCAAGCAGACCGACAACGGCGTCACCGTGACCCTCGAGAACGGCGACACGATCGAGACCGACCTGGTGCTCGTGGCCGTCGGTCGCGGACCCAACTCCGCCGGCATGGGCTACGAGGAGGTCGGCGTCACGGTCGACCGTGGCTGGGTGCCGACCAACGAGCGCCTCGCGACCAACGTCGAGGGCGTCTTCGCCGTCGGCGACCTGGTCCCCGGCCTGCAGCTGGCCCACCGCGGCTTCGCGCACGGCATCTTCGTCGCCGAGGAGATCGCGGGTCTCAACCCGCAGGTCGTCGTCGACTCCGGCATCCCCCGCGTGACGTACTGCGAGCCCGAGATCGCCTCGGTCGGCATCACCGAGCCGCAGGCGCGCGAGAAGTACGGCGACGACAACGTCGAGACCGTCGAGTACAACCTCGGCGGCAACGGCAAGAGCCAGATCCTCGGCACCGCCGGCACCGTCAAGCTCGTCCGCGAGAAGGACGGCCCCATCGTGGGCGTCCACATGCTCGGCTCCCGCTTCGGCGAGCAGGTCGGCGAGGCATCGCTGATGGTCAACTGGGAGGCCTACCCCGAGGACGTCGCGCAGTTCATCCACGCGCACCCCACCCAGAACGAAGCACTCGGTGAAGCCGCCCTGGCCCTCGCCGGCAAGCCCCTTCACTCGCACGCCTGA
- the sucB gene encoding 2-oxoglutarate dehydrogenase, E2 component, dihydrolipoamide succinyltransferase yields MATEVTLPALGESVTEGTVTQWLKAVGDTVAVDEPLLEISTDKVDTEIPSPVAGVLLEIKAEEDETVEVGAILAVIGEEGETTDDSAAAPVSDENLVEEKRPASDEAAAAEPEPQQVAEERSNQPDDSAEEQHDAAETAPAPQAETSPASGGGTEVTLPALGESVTEGTVTQWLKQVGDDVAVDEPLLEISTDKVDTEIPSPVAGKLLEIRAEEDETVEVGAVLAVIGAEGAAPAAEKAPEPEPEKAPEPEPEPAKASEPVKAPEPVPAQPETQAAPAPAPAPATPSDTGTGTGSGDGDTYVTPIVRKLARQHGVELSAVTGTGVGGRIRKQDVLDAAAQQSAPEPEAAAPAASAPAAAKAATPEPSALRGKTEKVTRLRKVIASRMVESLQVSAQLTQVHEVDVTEVARLRARHKDAFLEREGVKLTFLPFFAKAAIEALKSYPQLNSALDLEAGTITYPAGEHLGIAVDTERGLLVPTIKDAGDLSIAGLARKIADAAERTRTNKITPDELSGATFTITNLGSNGALFDTPIINQPQVAILGTGAVVKRPVVTTDEHGNDSISVRSMVYLALTYDHRIVDGADAGRFLTAVKQRLQAGSFEAELGS; encoded by the coding sequence ATGGCCACTGAAGTCACCCTTCCCGCTCTCGGCGAAAGCGTCACCGAGGGCACCGTCACCCAATGGCTCAAGGCCGTCGGCGACACCGTCGCCGTCGACGAGCCGCTGCTCGAGATCTCGACCGACAAGGTCGACACCGAGATCCCGTCGCCCGTGGCCGGCGTGCTGCTGGAGATCAAGGCCGAGGAGGACGAGACCGTCGAGGTCGGCGCGATCCTGGCCGTGATCGGCGAGGAGGGTGAGACGACCGACGACTCGGCCGCCGCCCCCGTCTCCGACGAGAACCTGGTCGAGGAGAAGCGTCCCGCGTCCGACGAGGCCGCGGCCGCCGAGCCCGAGCCGCAGCAGGTCGCCGAGGAGCGCTCCAACCAGCCCGACGACAGCGCCGAGGAGCAGCACGACGCCGCGGAGACGGCTCCGGCCCCGCAGGCCGAGACGTCCCCCGCCTCCGGTGGCGGTACCGAGGTCACGCTGCCCGCACTGGGCGAGAGCGTCACCGAGGGCACCGTGACCCAGTGGCTCAAGCAGGTCGGCGACGACGTCGCGGTCGACGAGCCGCTGCTCGAGATCTCGACCGACAAGGTCGACACCGAGATCCCGTCGCCCGTCGCGGGCAAGCTGCTCGAGATCCGCGCCGAGGAGGACGAGACCGTCGAGGTCGGTGCCGTGCTCGCCGTGATCGGTGCCGAGGGCGCGGCCCCGGCCGCCGAGAAGGCACCCGAGCCGGAGCCCGAGAAGGCACCCGAGCCCGAGCCGGAGCCCGCCAAGGCCTCTGAGCCCGTGAAGGCACCTGAGCCCGTCCCGGCCCAGCCCGAGACCCAGGCTGCTCCCGCCCCGGCACCCGCGCCGGCGACGCCGTCCGACACCGGCACCGGCACCGGTTCGGGCGACGGAGACACCTACGTGACCCCGATCGTCCGCAAGCTCGCCCGCCAGCACGGCGTCGAGCTGTCCGCTGTCACCGGCACGGGCGTGGGTGGGCGCATCCGCAAGCAGGACGTCCTCGACGCGGCCGCCCAGCAGTCCGCGCCGGAGCCTGAGGCCGCGGCACCCGCTGCTTCAGCCCCGGCAGCGGCGAAGGCCGCAACGCCCGAGCCGTCCGCCCTGCGCGGCAAGACCGAGAAGGTCACCCGCCTGCGCAAGGTCATCGCCTCGCGCATGGTCGAGTCGCTGCAGGTCTCGGCCCAGCTCACGCAGGTGCACGAGGTCGACGTCACGGAGGTCGCACGTCTGCGCGCCCGCCACAAGGACGCCTTCCTCGAGCGCGAGGGCGTCAAGCTGACGTTCCTGCCGTTCTTCGCCAAGGCCGCGATCGAGGCGCTCAAGTCGTACCCGCAGCTCAACTCGGCGCTCGACCTCGAGGCGGGCACGATCACGTACCCGGCCGGCGAGCACCTGGGCATCGCGGTCGACACCGAGCGCGGTCTGCTCGTGCCGACGATCAAGGACGCCGGCGACCTGTCGATCGCGGGCCTGGCCCGCAAGATCGCCGACGCCGCCGAGCGCACCCGCACCAACAAGATCACGCCGGACGAGCTGTCGGGCGCGACCTTCACGATCACCAACCTGGGCAGCAACGGGGCTCTGTTCGACACGCCGATCATCAACCAGCCCCAGGTCGCGATCCTCGGCACGGGTGCGGTCGTCAAGCGTCCGGTCGTCACGACCGACGAGCACGGCAACGACAGCATCTCGGTGCGCAGCATGGTGTACCTCGCGCTGACGTACGACCACCGGATCGTCGACGGTGCCGACGCGGGTCGCTTCCTGACCGCGGTCAAGCAGCGCCTGCAGGCCGGTTCGTTCGAGGCAGAGCTCGGGTCCTGA
- a CDS encoding DUF3043 domain-containing protein: MADETEAGKGRPTPSRKEAEAARKKQMKTPMTRKEQAKRDRAVREEIRVKQRDALKTGDERYLPAREQGPVRRFVRDYVDRRRNFAEYLLPFLVILLVLFAVAGNISDQATTVLTAFVYPFLIVGTILDEVILVRGLKRELRERFGPDNVKGSTSYAVLRSTQLRRFRLPKPQVKRGETLGTHYR; this comes from the coding sequence GTGGCTGATGAGACAGAAGCAGGCAAGGGTCGTCCGACACCCAGTCGCAAGGAGGCCGAAGCTGCACGCAAGAAGCAGATGAAGACCCCCATGACCCGCAAGGAGCAGGCCAAGCGCGACCGGGCCGTCCGCGAGGAGATCCGGGTCAAGCAGCGCGACGCCCTCAAGACCGGAGACGAGCGCTACCTGCCGGCCCGCGAGCAGGGCCCCGTGCGCCGTTTCGTGCGCGACTACGTCGACCGGCGCCGCAACTTCGCCGAGTACCTGCTGCCGTTCCTCGTCATCCTGCTCGTGCTGTTCGCCGTCGCCGGCAACATCAGCGACCAGGCGACCACGGTGCTCACGGCCTTCGTCTACCCGTTCCTGATCGTCGGCACGATCCTCGACGAGGTCATCCTGGTGCGCGGCCTCAAGCGCGAGCTCAGGGAGCGCTTCGGCCCCGACAACGTCAAGGGCTCGACCTCGTACGCCGTGCTGCGCAGCACGCAGCTGCGCCGCTTCCGGCTGCCGAAGCCGCAGGTCAAGCGCGGCGAGACGCTCGGCACGCACTACCGCTGA
- a CDS encoding leucyl aminopeptidase gives MPSVTLSTSKPTTASADVLILGIRGDDDKGELAATLDLLGFTGEKGQSVRFPSAGLTKAPVVIAIALPAEPTAEDLRRAAANGVRAAKNATSVAIALHPAGVDEVEAIAEGVGLGTYRYDVYKTSKKDAKDTKPELTSAVILTPFARQGTATKAVERAATVATAVNTARDWVNTPPGDKRPAELADAIAAHVAEAAGQSVKVSVWDEKRLAKESCGGILGVGQGSDSPPRLVTLSYEPAGAVTHLALVGKGITFDSGGLSIKPGASMQTMKLDMAGAAAVVAATVAIARLGLPIRVTAYACLAENMPSGRATRPGDVLRMRSGATVEVHNTDAEGRLVLADGLALAAEAGPDHIVDVATLTGACVVALGSHTSGILGNDDTFGDTVHAASRAAGESMWKLPITEEMKGIVTSSSIADLRQHNPKPYGGALFAAAFLREFVGEVPWAHLDIAGPSFNEGSAFDYTPVGGTGAGVRTLVRLATELAEGR, from the coding sequence ATGCCGTCCGTCACCTTGAGCACGTCCAAGCCGACCACCGCCAGCGCCGACGTCCTGATCCTCGGGATCCGGGGCGATGACGACAAGGGAGAGCTCGCCGCCACCCTCGACCTGCTCGGCTTCACGGGCGAGAAGGGACAGAGCGTCCGATTCCCGTCCGCGGGACTCACCAAGGCCCCCGTCGTGATCGCGATCGCCCTGCCCGCCGAGCCCACGGCCGAGGACCTCCGTCGTGCCGCCGCCAACGGCGTCCGCGCGGCCAAGAACGCGACGAGCGTCGCGATCGCGCTGCATCCCGCGGGCGTCGACGAGGTCGAGGCCATCGCCGAGGGCGTCGGCCTCGGCACGTATCGCTACGACGTCTACAAGACCAGCAAGAAGGACGCCAAGGACACCAAGCCCGAGCTGACGAGTGCCGTCATTCTGACGCCGTTCGCCCGCCAGGGCACCGCCACCAAGGCCGTCGAGCGCGCCGCCACCGTCGCGACCGCCGTCAACACCGCGCGTGACTGGGTCAACACACCTCCCGGCGACAAGCGCCCCGCCGAGCTCGCGGACGCCATCGCGGCGCACGTGGCCGAGGCTGCGGGCCAGTCGGTCAAGGTCTCGGTGTGGGACGAGAAGCGCCTCGCGAAGGAGAGCTGCGGCGGCATCCTCGGCGTGGGCCAGGGATCGGACAGCCCCCCGCGACTCGTGACGCTGTCGTACGAACCGGCAGGTGCCGTCACGCATCTCGCCCTCGTCGGCAAGGGCATCACCTTCGACTCGGGTGGCCTGTCAATCAAGCCGGGTGCGTCGATGCAGACCATGAAGCTCGACATGGCCGGTGCCGCGGCGGTCGTCGCCGCGACGGTCGCCATCGCGCGTCTCGGGCTCCCCATCCGGGTGACGGCCTACGCGTGCCTCGCCGAGAACATGCCCAGCGGACGGGCCACTCGTCCCGGCGACGTCCTGCGCATGCGCAGCGGCGCGACGGTCGAGGTGCACAACACCGACGCCGAGGGACGGCTCGTGCTCGCCGACGGACTGGCGCTGGCGGCCGAGGCCGGTCCCGATCACATCGTCGACGTCGCGACCCTCACGGGCGCGTGCGTCGTCGCCCTCGGCTCGCACACCAGCGGCATCCTCGGCAACGACGACACGTTCGGCGACACCGTGCACGCCGCCTCGCGCGCTGCCGGCGAGTCGATGTGGAAGTTGCCGATCACCGAGGAGATGAAGGGCATCGTCACCTCGTCGAGCATCGCCGACCTGCGCCAGCACAACCCCAAGCCCTACGGCGGCGCGCTGTTCGCCGCGGCGTTCCTGCGCGAGTTCGTGGGCGAGGTGCCGTGGGCGCACCTCGACATCGCCGGCCCGTCGTTCAACGAGGGATCGGCGTTCGACTACACCCCGGTCGGCGGCACGGGTGCCGGCGTCCGCACCCTGGTGCGGCTCGCGACGGAGCTGGCCGAGGGACGATGA
- the gcvT gene encoding glycine cleavage system aminomethyltransferase GcvT, with protein sequence MDLLHSPLHDRHVALGAKLAEFGGWEMPLEYAGGGVLAEHKAVRDGVGLFDVSHLGKALVRGTGAAALVNASFTNDLARIEPGKAQYTLCCDEDGGTVDDLIAYLRSDFEVFLIPNAANTAAVVERLQAAAPEGVEVVDQHRDFAVLAIQGPSSDEVLQALDLPVDHEYMSFADATIAGASITVCRTGYTGERGYELVVPAASAGEVWDAVLAAGEPFGIRACGLGARDTLRTEMGYPLHGHELSAEISPVMARAGWAVGWKKPAFWGKEALETQRAEKTVRTLRGLLAQGRGIPRPGMTVADADGDVLGEITSGTFSPTLRQGIALALLDQGVEDGATVVVDVRGRSESFTVTKPPFVQPSTKES encoded by the coding sequence ATGGATCTGCTTCATTCCCCGCTGCACGACCGTCACGTGGCCCTCGGGGCCAAGCTCGCCGAGTTCGGGGGCTGGGAGATGCCGCTGGAGTATGCCGGCGGGGGAGTGCTGGCCGAGCACAAGGCCGTCCGCGACGGCGTGGGCCTGTTCGACGTCAGCCACCTCGGCAAGGCACTGGTTCGTGGCACCGGCGCGGCCGCGCTCGTCAACGCCTCGTTCACCAACGACCTCGCTCGCATCGAGCCGGGCAAGGCCCAGTACACGCTGTGCTGCGACGAGGACGGTGGCACGGTCGACGACCTCATCGCCTACCTGCGCAGCGACTTCGAGGTCTTCCTGATCCCCAACGCCGCCAACACCGCCGCGGTCGTGGAACGGCTCCAGGCCGCCGCGCCCGAGGGTGTCGAGGTCGTCGACCAGCACCGCGACTTCGCCGTGCTGGCGATCCAGGGTCCGTCGAGCGACGAGGTGCTGCAGGCGCTCGACCTGCCGGTCGACCACGAGTACATGTCGTTCGCCGACGCGACGATCGCCGGAGCGTCCATCACGGTGTGCCGCACCGGCTACACCGGTGAGCGGGGCTACGAGCTCGTCGTGCCGGCCGCGTCCGCGGGCGAGGTGTGGGACGCGGTGCTGGCCGCGGGCGAGCCGTTCGGCATCCGTGCCTGTGGCCTCGGTGCCCGCGACACCCTGCGCACCGAGATGGGCTACCCGCTGCACGGGCACGAGCTCTCGGCCGAGATCAGCCCGGTCATGGCCCGCGCGGGATGGGCCGTCGGCTGGAAGAAGCCGGCGTTCTGGGGCAAGGAGGCGCTCGAGACGCAGCGCGCCGAGAAGACGGTGCGCACGCTGCGCGGTCTGCTGGCGCAGGGACGCGGCATCCCGCGGCCCGGCATGACGGTCGCGGACGCCGACGGCGACGTCCTGGGCGAGATCACCTCGGGCACGTTCTCGCCGACCCTGCGCCAGGGCATTGCGCTTGCGCTGCTCGACCAGGGCGTCGAGGATGGCGCCACCGTCGTCGTGGACGTGCGCGGCCGTTCCGAGTCGTTCACGGTGACCAAGCCGCCGTTCGTGCAACCGTCGACCAAGGAGTCATGA
- a CDS encoding prolipoprotein diacylglyceryl transferase, translated as MLPTIDLAGLAIPTHGLFVGLGVLVASLVFVVEARRRGQTDDRIWYIVLGALVGGAIFMRLGPWFQHLDLRENASLPEQWLYGNRSILGGLFGAWIGVHVAKRLVGYTSRTGDLFAPAVALGMAVGRIGCFLTELPGTPTGTSFGIRLDAEDAARLGAPAGVPLHPSFAYEIAFQAAAFAIIWFWLRHRLASPGETLTFYLLGYGVFRFLVEFTRGNEIAWHGLTRPQLFLLATMPLVLARIAVQARKGVYRLEPVEAR; from the coding sequence GTGCTGCCGACGATCGATCTGGCCGGGCTGGCGATCCCGACCCATGGGCTCTTCGTGGGCCTCGGCGTGCTCGTGGCCAGCCTCGTCTTCGTCGTCGAGGCGCGCCGTCGCGGGCAGACCGACGACCGCATCTGGTACATCGTCCTCGGTGCCCTGGTCGGCGGCGCGATCTTCATGCGGCTCGGACCGTGGTTCCAGCACCTCGACCTGCGCGAGAACGCCTCGCTCCCCGAGCAGTGGCTGTACGGCAACCGCAGCATCCTCGGCGGGCTGTTCGGTGCCTGGATCGGCGTCCACGTGGCCAAGCGCCTCGTGGGCTACACCTCGCGCACCGGCGACCTGTTCGCGCCTGCGGTCGCGCTCGGGATGGCGGTCGGACGGATCGGCTGCTTCCTGACCGAGCTGCCCGGCACGCCGACCGGAACGTCGTTCGGCATCCGGCTGGACGCCGAGGACGCCGCCCGCCTCGGAGCCCCCGCCGGCGTGCCGCTGCATCCCTCGTTCGCCTACGAGATCGCGTTCCAGGCAGCAGCGTTCGCCATCATCTGGTTCTGGCTGCGCCACCGGCTGGCCTCGCCCGGCGAGACGTTGACCTTCTACCTCCTCGGCTACGGAGTGTTCCGCTTCCTGGTCGAGTTCACCCGCGGCAACGAGATCGCCTGGCACGGCCTCACCCGGCCCCAGCTGTTCCTGCTCGCGACCATGCCGCTCGTGCTCGCCCGCATCGCCGTCCAGGCCCGCAAGGGCGTCTACCGACTCGAGCCAGTGGAGGCCCGATGA
- a CDS encoding serine hydrolase domain-containing protein: MTLDTGTALALDRRLATEQSKQRLPSVVAGVVRGGELVWSGVAGTLDGRREGAAPTADTQYRIGSISKTFVAVEVMRMRDDGLLDLADTIGTHLPEVAFGHVTIAQLLTHTSGLQAETDGDWWERTPGDDFAGLLASGVALRSTPGTSFHYSNVGYGVLGELIARLRGMPWHEAVQTGILDPLGMTRTTRRPMDPAAPGLAVHPLADLVHVEPEHDHVSMAPAGQLWSTTNDLARWAAFLAGRCDGVLAADTLTEMLRPVAVNDVPGIPWAGAHALGWQMWNVAGRRFAGHGGSMPGFLAGLRVDVASGDGVVVMANATSGMGAVATELLDLVRQHDPVVPTPWSVDAGQADRLDLVGPWFWGTYSFTVALDSTGGFRLGEPGQGRGARFVPDGDGWMGLDGYYRGEPLRVERDASGRPVRLVLASFVFTRTPYDPGAEVPGGIDDRGWH; this comes from the coding sequence ATGACGCTCGACACCGGCACAGCCCTGGCCCTCGACCGGCGGCTCGCGACCGAGCAGTCCAAGCAGCGGCTGCCGTCGGTCGTGGCCGGGGTCGTGCGCGGCGGTGAGCTCGTCTGGTCAGGCGTCGCCGGGACGCTCGACGGACGCCGCGAAGGTGCCGCGCCCACCGCGGACACGCAGTACCGCATCGGCTCGATCTCCAAGACGTTCGTGGCCGTCGAGGTCATGCGGATGCGCGACGACGGCCTGCTCGACCTCGCCGACACGATCGGCACGCACCTGCCGGAGGTGGCGTTCGGCCACGTCACGATCGCCCAGCTGCTGACCCACACGTCCGGGCTGCAGGCCGAGACCGACGGCGACTGGTGGGAGCGCACCCCGGGCGACGACTTCGCGGGGCTGCTCGCCTCGGGCGTCGCGCTGCGGTCGACCCCCGGGACGTCGTTCCACTACTCCAACGTCGGCTACGGGGTGCTCGGCGAGCTCATCGCCCGGCTGCGCGGCATGCCGTGGCACGAGGCGGTGCAGACGGGCATCCTCGACCCGCTCGGCATGACCCGCACCACGCGACGTCCGATGGACCCCGCCGCCCCGGGTCTGGCCGTCCATCCGCTGGCCGACCTCGTGCACGTCGAGCCGGAGCACGACCACGTCTCGATGGCACCGGCCGGACAGCTCTGGTCGACGACGAACGACCTCGCACGCTGGGCCGCGTTCCTCGCGGGACGGTGCGACGGCGTGCTCGCGGCCGACACGCTCACCGAGATGCTGCGTCCTGTCGCGGTCAACGACGTGCCGGGCATCCCCTGGGCCGGTGCGCACGCGCTGGGCTGGCAGATGTGGAACGTCGCCGGACGCCGGTTCGCGGGCCACGGCGGGTCGATGCCGGGCTTCCTCGCGGGACTGCGCGTCGACGTGGCATCCGGCGACGGTGTCGTCGTGATGGCCAACGCCACCAGCGGGATGGGTGCGGTCGCGACCGAGCTGCTCGACCTCGTGCGTCAGCACGACCCCGTCGTGCCGACCCCGTGGAGCGTCGACGCCGGCCAGGCCGACCGGCTCGACCTCGTCGGTCCGTGGTTCTGGGGCACGTACTCGTTCACCGTCGCGCTCGACTCCACCGGCGGGTTTCGGCTCGGCGAGCCGGGCCAGGGCCGCGGCGCACGGTTCGTGCCCGACGGCGACGGCTGGATGGGGCTGGACGGCTACTACCGCGGCGAGCCCCTGCGGGTCGAGCGCGACGCGTCAGGACGTCCGGTGCGGCTCGTGCTGGCGAGCTTCGTCTTCACCCGCACGCCGTACGACCCGGGGGCCGAGGTGCCCGGCGGCATCGACGACCGCGGCTGGCACTGA
- a CDS encoding TIGR01777 family oxidoreductase has translation MHVVVGGASGFLGTALTTHLRARGHQVTRLVRSGEPGDDASLWDPYAGAVDHELIERADAVVNLTGSPISKWPRTGKRKDEILSSRLAATSTLARAVAASSTPTVFISGSGMSWYGTDRGSEELTEAGTPGSGFLADVSQQWEAAAAPAVDAGARTCFVRTSLVLSKDGGVLGLMLPAWKLGGGARLGSGRQHMSLISRHDWVRGVEFLLEHDDASGPFNFAMPDAVTNAEFTDALGDAVHRPTFLAVPGFAVKAALGGISDDLLGSLRVSPAALTAAGFTFADPDLESALRSALT, from the coding sequence ATGCACGTCGTGGTGGGAGGGGCCTCCGGCTTCCTCGGAACAGCCCTGACCACCCACCTGCGCGCCCGCGGGCACCAGGTGACCCGGCTCGTCCGTTCGGGCGAGCCGGGCGACGACGCCTCTCTGTGGGACCCGTACGCCGGTGCCGTCGACCACGAGCTCATCGAGCGGGCCGACGCCGTCGTCAACCTGACGGGGTCGCCCATCTCGAAGTGGCCTCGCACGGGCAAGCGCAAGGACGAGATCTTGTCGTCCCGGCTCGCCGCGACCAGCACCCTGGCCCGGGCGGTGGCCGCCTCGTCGACCCCGACGGTGTTCATCTCCGGCTCCGGCATGTCGTGGTACGGCACCGACCGTGGCTCCGAGGAGCTCACGGAGGCCGGCACCCCGGGCTCGGGGTTCCTGGCCGACGTCTCCCAGCAGTGGGAGGCCGCGGCGGCCCCGGCTGTCGACGCCGGCGCGCGCACGTGCTTTGTGCGCACCTCGCTCGTCCTGAGCAAGGACGGTGGCGTTCTGGGGCTCATGCTGCCGGCGTGGAAGCTCGGCGGTGGCGCCCGGCTCGGCTCGGGCCGCCAGCACATGTCGTTGATCTCGCGCCACGACTGGGTGCGCGGCGTCGAGTTCCTCCTCGAGCACGACGACGCGAGCGGGCCGTTCAACTTCGCGATGCCCGATGCCGTGACGAACGCCGAGTTCACCGACGCCCTCGGTGACGCGGTGCACCGGCCGACCTTCCTCGCCGTGCCGGGCTTCGCCGTCAAGGCAGCCCTCGGCGGCATCTCGGACGACCTCCTCGGCTCGCTGCGGGTCTCCCCCGCTGCCCTCACGGCGGCCGGCTTTACCTTCGCCGACCCCGACCTCGAGTCGGCGCTGCGGTCAGCACTGACCTGA